A single region of the Hippopotamus amphibius kiboko isolate mHipAmp2 chromosome 6, mHipAmp2.hap2, whole genome shotgun sequence genome encodes:
- the TSTD3 gene encoding thiosulfate sulfurtransferase/rhodanese-like domain-containing protein 3 isoform X1 — protein MLLLRLLRWSARQAVLGSVETALWGLKSIKGSCHDFCTAVYKDVTYMELKNLLKSKKIVLIDVREPWEILEYGKIPGSVNIPLDKVGEALQMNPKDFKEKYNEVKPSISDSLVFSCLAGVRSKKAVDTAISLGFNSVQHYAGGWKEWATYEFSEKKQGN, from the exons ATGCTGCTGCTGCGGCTGCTTCGCTGGAGTGCGCGCCAAGCGGTCCTCGGGTCGGTGGAGACTGCCCTCTGGG gTTTAAAGTCAATAAAAGGAAGCTGCCATGATTTTTGTACTGCTGTTTATAAAGATGTCACTTATATGGAACTTAAAAATCTCTTGAAGTccaaaaaaattgtattaattgATGTTAGAGAGCCATGGGAAATTCTTGAGTATGGAAAAATCCCCGGATCCGTCAATATACCAT TGGATAAAGTAGGTGAAGCTCTACAGATGAACCCAAAAGACTTCAAAGAGAAGTACAATGAAGTAAAGCCATCCATCTCTGACAGTCTAGTGTTTTCTTGTTTAGCCGGAGTGAGAAGCAAGAAGGCTGTGGACACAGCAATATCTCTGGGCTTTAACAG TGTTCAACACTATGCTGGAGGATGGAAGGAATGGGCAACCTATGAATTTTCAGAGAAGAAACAAGGAAACTGA
- the TSTD3 gene encoding thiosulfate sulfurtransferase/rhodanese-like domain-containing protein 3 isoform X2, translating into MLLLRLLRWSARQAVLGSVETALWGLKSIKGSCHDFCTAVYKDVTYMELKNLLKSKKIVLIDVREPWEILEYGKIPGSVNIPLDKVGEALQMNPKDFKEKYNEVKPSISDSLVFSCLAGVRSKKAVDTAISLGFNRWPTNT; encoded by the exons ATGCTGCTGCTGCGGCTGCTTCGCTGGAGTGCGCGCCAAGCGGTCCTCGGGTCGGTGGAGACTGCCCTCTGGG gTTTAAAGTCAATAAAAGGAAGCTGCCATGATTTTTGTACTGCTGTTTATAAAGATGTCACTTATATGGAACTTAAAAATCTCTTGAAGTccaaaaaaattgtattaattgATGTTAGAGAGCCATGGGAAATTCTTGAGTATGGAAAAATCCCCGGATCCGTCAATATACCAT TGGATAAAGTAGGTGAAGCTCTACAGATGAACCCAAAAGACTTCAAAGAGAAGTACAATGAAGTAAAGCCATCCATCTCTGACAGTCTAGTGTTTTCTTGTTTAGCCGGAGTGAGAAGCAAGAAGGCTGTGGACACAGCAATATCTCTGGGCTTTAACAG